A genomic region of Dermochelys coriacea isolate rDerCor1 chromosome 18, rDerCor1.pri.v4, whole genome shotgun sequence contains the following coding sequences:
- the CASP9 gene encoding caspase-9 isoform X2 has product MEEAQRLLLQRSRLRLVRELRVAPLWDLLLHKGVFTQDMLEEIQRAGTRRDQARQLVTDLQTRGRHAFPAFVSSLRETGQNDLATLLSEGDKFPQLRPVDLKPVEIGLRGGKGDTYGKAHEYLPTPVQAVTERCQVPTCPSAAAQGSAAEKSRRNSDMVYVLKANPCGYCLIINNVRFIEESKLSSREGSNIDCEKLEKRFKSLHFNVLVQQDLKAQTSHIQFPGAIYGTDGKLIPVEKIVNFFNGSHCPSLRGKPKLFFIQACGGEQKDRGVEVDSDSPVNQPRGGSVESDATPFQIQPGNLDEPDAVASLPTPSDIFVSYSTFPGFVSWRDTQTGSWYVETLDCVLEQYAPTEDLLCMLVRVAHAVSAKGKYKQMPGTFNFLRKQFFFMSD; this is encoded by the exons ATGGAGGAGGCTcagcggctgctgctgcagcggAGCCGCCTGCGCCTGGTGCGGGAGCTGCGGGTGGCTCCGCTCTGGGACCTGCTGCTGCACAAGGGCGTCTTCACCCAGGACATGCTCGAGGAGATCCAG AGAGCAGGCACTCGAAGAGACCAAGCCAGGCAGTTGGTTACAGACCTTCAGACGCGAGGAAGACACGCTTTTCCTGCATTCGTCTCAAGCTTGCGAGAAACTGGACAGAACGACCTTGCCACTTTGCTGAGTGAAGGGGACAAATTCCCACAGTTGCGTCCGGTTGATCTAAAACCAGTTGAAATTGGCTTACGTGGTGGAAAGGGTGATACGT ATGGGAAGGCTCATGAATATTTGCCTACCCCAGTCCAAGCCGTGACTGAGAGATGCCAAGTGCCAACATGTCCCAGTGCAGCAGCTCAGG GTTCTGCTGCAGAGAAATCCAGGAGGAACTCAGATATG GTTTATGTTCTGAAAGCTAACCCATGTGGTTACTGCCTCATCATCAACAACGTTCGTTTCATCGAAGAGTCTAAACTGTCTTCTCGAGAGGGCTCCAATATAGACTGTGAGAAACTGGAGAAGCGCTTCAAGTCACTGCACTTTAACGTCCTGGTTCAACAAGATCTCAAAGCTCAG ACCAGCCATATTCAATTTCCTGGGGCTATTTATGGCACGGATGGAAAGCTCATTCCAGTCGAAAAGATTGTGAACTTCTTCAATGGGTCCCATTGCCCAAGCTTGAGAGGAAAACCCAAACTCTTCTTTATTCAAGCCTGTGGCGGAG AGCAGAAAGACCGAGGAGTTGAGGTGGATTCTGATTCACCTGTAAACCAACCTCGTGGAGGTTCCGTAGAGTCGGATGCAACTCCCTTTCAGATCCAGCCCGGTAACTTGGATGAGCCAGATGCAGTAGCCAGCTTACCCACTCCTAGTGACATCTTTGTGTCCTATTCAACTTTTCCAG GTTTTGTCTCCTGGCGGGATACCCAGACTGGCTCGTGGTACGTCGAAACACTGGACTGCGTACTTGAACAATATGCTCCTACTGAAGACCTGCTCTGCATGCTAGTGAGG GTGGCTCATGCTGTGTCTGCTAAAGGAAAGTACAAGCAGATGCCGGGCACTTTTAACTTCCTCCGTAAACAATTCTTCTTCATGAGCGACTAA
- the CASP9 gene encoding caspase-9 isoform X1, which translates to MEEAQRLLLQRSRLRLVRELRVAPLWDLLLHKGVFTQDMLEEIQRAGTRRDQARQLVTDLQTRGRHAFPAFVSSLRETGQNDLATLLSEGDKFPQLRPVDLKPVEIGLRGGKGDTYGKAHEYLPTPVQAVTERCQVPTCPSAAAQGSAAEKSRRNSDMVYVLKANPCGYCLIINNVRFIEESKLSSREGSNIDCEKLEKRFKSLHFNVLVQQDLKAQEIARELQLLARRDHSALDCCLVVILSHGYQTSHIQFPGAIYGTDGKLIPVEKIVNFFNGSHCPSLRGKPKLFFIQACGGEQKDRGVEVDSDSPVNQPRGGSVESDATPFQIQPGNLDEPDAVASLPTPSDIFVSYSTFPGFVSWRDTQTGSWYVETLDCVLEQYAPTEDLLCMLVRVAHAVSAKGKYKQMPGTFNFLRKQFFFMSD; encoded by the exons ATGGAGGAGGCTcagcggctgctgctgcagcggAGCCGCCTGCGCCTGGTGCGGGAGCTGCGGGTGGCTCCGCTCTGGGACCTGCTGCTGCACAAGGGCGTCTTCACCCAGGACATGCTCGAGGAGATCCAG AGAGCAGGCACTCGAAGAGACCAAGCCAGGCAGTTGGTTACAGACCTTCAGACGCGAGGAAGACACGCTTTTCCTGCATTCGTCTCAAGCTTGCGAGAAACTGGACAGAACGACCTTGCCACTTTGCTGAGTGAAGGGGACAAATTCCCACAGTTGCGTCCGGTTGATCTAAAACCAGTTGAAATTGGCTTACGTGGTGGAAAGGGTGATACGT ATGGGAAGGCTCATGAATATTTGCCTACCCCAGTCCAAGCCGTGACTGAGAGATGCCAAGTGCCAACATGTCCCAGTGCAGCAGCTCAGG GTTCTGCTGCAGAGAAATCCAGGAGGAACTCAGATATG GTTTATGTTCTGAAAGCTAACCCATGTGGTTACTGCCTCATCATCAACAACGTTCGTTTCATCGAAGAGTCTAAACTGTCTTCTCGAGAGGGCTCCAATATAGACTGTGAGAAACTGGAGAAGCGCTTCAAGTCACTGCACTTTAACGTCCTGGTTCAACAAGATCTCAAAGCTCAG GAAATTGCCAGGGAGTTGCAGCTCCTGGCGAGGCGGGACCACAGCGCTCTGGACTGCTGCCTGGTGGTGATCCTTTCCCACGGCTATCAG ACCAGCCATATTCAATTTCCTGGGGCTATTTATGGCACGGATGGAAAGCTCATTCCAGTCGAAAAGATTGTGAACTTCTTCAATGGGTCCCATTGCCCAAGCTTGAGAGGAAAACCCAAACTCTTCTTTATTCAAGCCTGTGGCGGAG AGCAGAAAGACCGAGGAGTTGAGGTGGATTCTGATTCACCTGTAAACCAACCTCGTGGAGGTTCCGTAGAGTCGGATGCAACTCCCTTTCAGATCCAGCCCGGTAACTTGGATGAGCCAGATGCAGTAGCCAGCTTACCCACTCCTAGTGACATCTTTGTGTCCTATTCAACTTTTCCAG GTTTTGTCTCCTGGCGGGATACCCAGACTGGCTCGTGGTACGTCGAAACACTGGACTGCGTACTTGAACAATATGCTCCTACTGAAGACCTGCTCTGCATGCTAGTGAGG GTGGCTCATGCTGTGTCTGCTAAAGGAAAGTACAAGCAGATGCCGGGCACTTTTAACTTCCTCCGTAAACAATTCTTCTTCATGAGCGACTAA